In Zunongwangia sp. HGR-M22, the sequence ATATGGGAGTTGCTGTAGCCGTAGAAGATGGTCTTGTTGTTCCTGTGCTTAAATTTGCAGATCAAATGTCGATGACGCAAATAGGAGGGAATGTTCGTGACCTTGCAGGTAAAGCACGTAATAAAAAACTTCAGCCAAAAGAAATGGAAGGAAGTACTTTTACAGTTTCTAACCTAGGCATGTTCGGTATTACTGAATTTACCAGTATCATTAATCAACCAAATTCAGCTATACTTTCTGTAGGAGCTATCGTAGAGAAGCCTGTAGTTAAGAATGGCGAGATTGTAGTTGGTAATACAATGACGCTCACTTTAGCTTGTGATCATAGAACTGTAGATGGTGCAACCGGTGCGGCTTTCTTAAAAGATCTTAAGACATTTATAGAAAATCCAGTGACTATGCTCGCATAAAATAATCTGGATATTAGAATAGATAAGAATCCCACGTTAAATCGTGGGATTTTTTTATTTTAGCTAATATGAGAAAACCAATTATAACTTTAGGAATCCTGGCTATTAGTATGGCCGGATTGTTTTCCTGTAACGCTCAGGGAACGGCAGAGATAGAAATTTCTGCAAACGATATGAAAGATAATTTGGAGTACTTAGCTTCAGATGATTTATTGGGTCGTAAAACGGGAACAGAAGGAATAGAAAAAGCAGCAAATTTCATTACAAGCATATTTAAGGAAAATGGCGTAAAACCTTACTACGATACTTATCGTGATCATTTCACAATAGGGGATACCAAGGCATTTAATTTAGTTGGTTATCTAGAAGGGAATGATCCTAAACTTAAAGACGAATTTGTAGTTATTGGAGCGCATTATGATCATATTGGTGTAGTTAATGCCGTAGAGGGAGATTCTATCGCTAACGGAGCTAACGATAATGCAGCAGGAACCACAGCAGTAGTAGAGTTAGCTAAATACTTTGCAGAGCTTAAAGATAACAAGCGAAGTGTTTTATTTATTCTCTTTAGTGGAGAAGAAATGGGATTAAAAGGATCTTACCATAGTGCAAAAAGACTTAGAGAAGAAGGAATCGATCTATACACCATGATTAATCTTGAGATGATTGGAGTTCCCATGGCTGGCAAAGATTATCTGGCATATGTAACCGGATTCAAGGAAAGTAATCTTGCTGAAAAATTTAATGAATATACAGGGGAGCAAACTTTAGGGTTTTTACCAGAGGCAAATCAAATGAATTTGTTTAAAAGAAGCGATAATTATCCTTATTATGCGGAATTGAAAGTGCCTGCACAAACCATTTGCACGTTCGATTTTACAAATTATCCGTACTACCATCATGTAAAGGATGAGGTTTCAGAAATGAATCCAGAACATATGGCGAATGTTGTAGAAGCTATTATTCCTGGAATCCATAAAGTGTTAAATACTCCAGAAAAGGAGATAAAGATGAATTAGAATGAAGAATGTGGTTATAACTGGAACAAGCCGGGGTATTGGTCTTGAACTGGTAAAACTTTTTGCTGAAGAAAATTTTAATATATTGGCTCTTTCGAGAAATCAGGCTCCAGTATCTGAAATGAAATTGGACAATATTAGCAGCTTTTCTTTTGATCTTGGAAAAGAATCCGACTTAAAAAAAGCTTCAGATTTTGTAGAAAAAGAATGGAATGGTAAAATAGATATTCTTATCCATAACGCAGGAGCTTTTTTAAACAAACCATTTCAAGAAACCACTCTAAGCGAGTTTAGAAATATTTACGAGGTTAATGTTTTTGGTTTAATAGGTTTAACACAGCAGTTAATGCCATTTATGACTGCTGAATCTCATATTGTAAGTATCAGTAGTATGGGAGGCGTTCAGGGGAGTATGAAATTCGCTGGTTTATCGGCATATTCTTCCAGTAAAGCGGCAATTATAACTTTAACTGAACTTTTAGCTGAAGAGTATAAAGAATCGGGACCAGTATTTAATGTCTTAGCATTGGGAGCAGTACAAACCGAAATGTTAGCAGAAGCATTTCCTGGTCTTGAAGCTCCGCTTTCCGCAGCAGAAATGGCTTCCTATATTAAGAATTTCAGCTTAACAGGAAGTAAATATTATAATGGGAAATTGCTTCAAGTTTCTAATAGTACGCCTTAATTTGGATTGATGAATCAGGTGCTTTCAAGATATTTGCCTAGTCATGCGGTAGAGCCGGCTTTTATGCTTATTCGCGATAATAATGTGCATTTAAAAGTGGTAAACGAACGCCGCACTCGGCATGGCGATTATAGAAGAATGCCAGATGGGGCGCAGCAAATAACAATTAATGCTAATCTCAACCAATATCGATTTTTAATCACTTTGGTACATGAAATTGCACACTTGCTTGCTTTCGAAAAATACGGAGGAAGAATTAAGCCGCACGGTAGAGAATGGAAGTTGACTTTTAGAAACTTAATGCTGCCATTTATTCATCCTGAAATTTTTCCGTCAAAATTACTACCGCTAATAGCTAATCATTTTAAAAACCCAACAGCAAGTAGTGATACAG encodes:
- a CDS encoding SDR family NAD(P)-dependent oxidoreductase, translated to MKNVVITGTSRGIGLELVKLFAEENFNILALSRNQAPVSEMKLDNISSFSFDLGKESDLKKASDFVEKEWNGKIDILIHNAGAFLNKPFQETTLSEFRNIYEVNVFGLIGLTQQLMPFMTAESHIVSISSMGGVQGSMKFAGLSAYSSSKAAIITLTELLAEEYKESGPVFNVLALGAVQTEMLAEAFPGLEAPLSAAEMASYIKNFSLTGSKYYNGKLLQVSNSTP
- a CDS encoding M28 family peptidase; translated protein: MRKPIITLGILAISMAGLFSCNAQGTAEIEISANDMKDNLEYLASDDLLGRKTGTEGIEKAANFITSIFKENGVKPYYDTYRDHFTIGDTKAFNLVGYLEGNDPKLKDEFVVIGAHYDHIGVVNAVEGDSIANGANDNAAGTTAVVELAKYFAELKDNKRSVLFILFSGEEMGLKGSYHSAKRLREEGIDLYTMINLEMIGVPMAGKDYLAYVTGFKESNLAEKFNEYTGEQTLGFLPEANQMNLFKRSDNYPYYAELKVPAQTICTFDFTNYPYYHHVKDEVSEMNPEHMANVVEAIIPGIHKVLNTPEKEIKMN
- a CDS encoding SprT-like domain-containing protein → MNQVLSRYLPSHAVEPAFMLIRDNNVHLKVVNERRTRHGDYRRMPDGAQQITINANLNQYRFLITLVHEIAHLLAFEKYGGRIKPHGREWKLTFRNLMLPFIHPEIFPSKLLPLIANHFKNPTASSDTDARLSIALKSFDQPNDKNYIFEMPAGALFRIYNGKVFKKGPKRIKRYECLEVNSGKIYLFQPNAEVELIKA